The genome window GCGTACTTGAGGCCGGTGCGGACCGTCAGCTCCTTGTGCAGGATCTCCGACTGCGGCACCAGGCCGATCCGCTGGCGCAGCTCGGCGAACTGCTTGTAGAGGTTGCGGCCGTCGTAGAGCACCTCGCCGCGGTCGGCCGGGCGGTAGCCGGTGAGCGCGCGCAGCAGGGTGGACTTGCCGGAGCCGGACGGGCCGATCACCGCGATCAGCGACTTCTCCGGCACGCCGAAGCTGACGTCGTTGAGCAGGACCTTCTTGCCGCCCTTGTGCTCGACCTCGACGGTCAGGTGGTGCGCGGCGAAGGAGACCGGGCCGTTGTCGATGAACTCCTGGAGCTGGTCGCCGACCAGCTGGAAGGAGGAGTGACCGACGGTCAGCCGGTCCTGCGGGCCGAGCAGCTGACGCTGCACCGGCTGGCCGTTGACGTAGATCCCGTTGTGCGAGCCCAGGTCGACGATCTCGTAGCGCCCGTCGGCGAGCTGGCGCAGCTCGGCGTGGTGCCGGGAGACCTGCAGGTCGGAGACGACGACGTCGTTGTCCAGCGCGCGACCGATCCGGACGATCCGCATCGCGGCCGTCAGGTTCCGGATCATCGTGGGGTTGCGCTCGCTGAGGTAGCCGACCGAGCCGCCGCCCACGCCGTGGCCGAAGTCCTGGTGGACGGGCTGGTACGGCTGCTGCGGCGCGCCCTGGGCCTGCGCCTGCTGCTGCGGCTGCTGGTAGCCCTGCTGGGCCGGCACGCCGTACTGCGGCGCCTGCGGGGTGGCGTGCCGGTGCGTCTCCGCCTCGTGCACCGGCGGCTGGGCCACCGGCTGGGCGTACTGCTGCTGGCCGTACTGCTGCTGCGCGTACTGCTGCTGGTTGGCCTGCGGCGGGTACGGCTGCCCCACCGGCTGCGCCACCGGCGCGGGCGCCGAGAAGGCGAGCCGCGGCCCGTTCTCGGCGTTGCCCAGGTTGAGCACCGTCCCCGGGAGCAGCTGGGCGTTCAGGGTGCGACCGCCGCCGACCCAGGTGCCGTTGGTGCTGCCGTGGTCCTCCAGCTGCCATGCGGCGCCGTTGAACGAGATGGTGGCGTGCCGCCAGGAGACCCTGGCGTCGTCGAACGGGAAGTCCGCCTGCGGGTCCCGGCCGATGGTGTAGGACCTCCCGGGTTCCAGTGTCCGGTGCTGTCCGTTGATCTCAAGTACGAGTTGCGGCACTGTCCGCCTGCCCCGCTCTCTCGGTCCCCCGATGGCTTCCCCGTCGGTTTCGGGGAGTGAGGAATATCGCGTCTGACGGGGGGTAATCATTCCAGCTCGCACCGGAGGCCGAAAAGTCACCCCCGTCGACTGTGACCTGGCGGCAACGTTCTCACCGCGAGCCGGTGACGCGGGACGCCACCGAGGTGAACGGTGCACGTCCACGGGCCGGACGGACCCCGGCGCCCAGCCGTGCGCCCGGTAGCGTTGGCCGCACCATGGACACCACACCCACGCAGCCCCGGACCGCCGACGACGGGCGCACCCTGCTGGTCAAGGTCTTCGGCAAGGACCGTCCCGGCCTCACCACCGGACTCTTCACCATCCTGGCCGAGTTCGGCGTCGACGTGATCGACTTCGAGCAGCTGGTCACCCGTGGCCGGATAACGCTGTGCGCCCTGGTCACCCCGCCGGCCGGCGGCGACCAGGCCGTCGAGGGCGCGCTGCGGGTGACGGTGCACCGGTGGGCCGAGGAGCACAAGCTCCAGGCCGAGATCATCTCCGGCACCGGCGACAACCGCCCGCGCGCCGAGGGCCGCTCGCACGTCACCGTGCTCGGCAGCCCGCTGACCGCGGCGGCCGTGGCGGCGCTCGCCTCCCGGATCACCGAGGCCGGCGGCAACATCGACCGGGTCTTCCGGCTCGCCAAGTACCCGGTCACCGCCGTCGAGCTGGCCGTCTCCGGCGTCCCCACCGAGGAGCTGCGCGCCCTGCTGGCCCGCGAGGCGGCGGTCCAGCGGGTCGACATCGCCGTGGTCTCGGCCGGTCTGGAGCGCCGCGCCAAGCGCCTGGTCGTGATGGACGTCGACTCCACGCTGATCCAGGACGAGGTGATCGAGCTGTTCGCGGCCCACGCGGGCTGCGAGGCCGAGGTGGCCGAGGTGACGGCGGCGGCGATGCGCGGCGAGCTGGACTTCGCCGAGTCGCTGCACGCCCGGGTGGCGCTGCTCGCGGGCCTGGACGCCTCGGTGGTGGACAAGGTCCGCACCGAGGTCCGCCTCACCCCGGGCGCCCGCACCCTGATCCGCACCCTGCAGCGGCTCGGCTACCAGGTGGGCATCGTCTCCGGCGGCTTCACCCAGGTCACCGACTACCTGGTCGAGCTGCTGGGCCTGGACTTCGCCGCCGCCAACACCCTGGAGACGGTGGACGGCAAGTTCACCGGCCGGGTCACCGGCGAGATCGTCGACCGGGCCGGCAAGGCCCGCTGGCTCACCCGCTTCGCCGAGCAGGCCCGGGTCCCGCTGGCCCAGACCGTGGCGATCGGCGACGGCGCCAACGACCTCGACATGCTCAACGCAGCCGGCCTCGGCGTCGCCTTCAACGCCAAGCCGGTGGTCCGCGAGGCCGCCGACACCGCCGTCAACGTCCCCTTCCTGGACACCGTCCTCTACCTCCTCGGCATCACCCGCGAAGAGGTCGAGGCCGCCGACGACCTGCACGGCACCCCCCACGAGTGAACCGCGCACGCGTGCCGGACCCCTCGGTCCGGCACGCGCTACGGTCGTCCCGGAGGTGGCACCTTGGAGATGGCGGTCCCCGACTGGATGCGCGAGCAGATCACCGCGGCCGAGTACGACTCCTGGTCCGAGGAGGTGTGCCGGGAGATCGAGATCGTGGACGGGATGGTGCACCTGTCCGCCCGCCCCACCGCACGCCACAACCGACTCGCCCGCCGTATAGCCACTGCCCTTGAAGCAGCGTCAACCCCGCAGTGGTACGCCGACGGTCGCTTCGACCTCCGGCTCCAGGACGTTCCGCTCAACAACCGATGCCCCGACACCGTCGTCTACCGAGCGGACACGATCGACATCATGCCGTGCCGCCCCGAACACGTCCTGCTCGTCGTCGAGGTGGTTTCCCCCGGCTCCGAGACCACCGACCGCGTCACCAAGCCTGTCCAGTACGCCCAGGCCGGCATCCGCCACTACTGGCGGGTCGAGCGGGCGACCGATCCGGAGCCCGAAGTCTTCACCTACGAGCTCGACCCCGGCACCGGCGCCTACCGCGCCACCGAGGTCTTCACGGGGAGGGTGAAGGCCACCGCGCCGTTCCCGGTCGAGGTGGACCTCACCACTCCCTGACCGCCCGTCAGTCCACCGACGGCACGTAGTACGACACCAGTCGGCCCACGCCCGGCTCCACGCCGTCCCACGCGCCGTCGAAGGTGAGCACCGCGATGCCCGCGGTCGGGAAGCCGCGCTGGCGCAGCTGGTTGAGCTCGTCGCCCAGGGACTCGTCGCCGGCCAGCACCTCGACCAGGTTCTGCACGCCGGGGTTGTGGCCGACCAGGAGGAGGTCGGCGACGTCGCCGGGGGTCTCCTTGAGCACCTCGATGATCTCGCCCGCGGTGGCGTCGTAGATCCGCTTCTCGAAGACCGTGCGGCGCTGCCGCTTGGGCAGCTCGTGGGCGGCCAGCTTCCAGGTCTCCCGGGTGCGCACCGAGGTGGAGCAGAGCACGTACTCCGGGTTGATCCCCGAGTCGGCCAGCCACTGCCCCGCGACCGGCGCCTCGGCCCGACCGCGCTCGGCGAGCGGGCGCTCGTGGTCGTCCACCTGCGGCCAGTCGGCCTTGGCATGGCGGAGAACGATGATCCTGCGGGGCGCGGCGTGCTCGGTCATGGGGTCAGCTTGGCAGAAAACCCCGCGCCGGGCTCAGCTCTCCGGGATCAACCCATCGACTGGGCGACGGTGGCGATGATCGAGACCACGACGACCACGCCGAGGAAGATGCCGAGGATCCCCAGCAGCTTGCGGTGGCTGTCCGGCGGGTTGGGTTCGAGAACGGGCATGGGGAGAGTTTCGCACCCTTTCCGACTCGCCCCGCACCGGGGTCCGGTCAGCCGGCCTCGTCCTCCACGAACCGGTTGCGGGCGGCCCGCAGGCCGATCAGCACCTGCGGCACCAGCAGCGCGCCCATGAAGGCGAGCGGCAGGTACCAGCCCCCGGTGCTCTCGTAGAGGGTGCCGACCAGGATCGGGCCGGGGATGGAGATCAGGTAGCCGACGCCCTGGGCGAAGGCGGACAGCTGGGCCACCCCGCCGGCCGACCGGGCCCGCAGGCCGATCATCGTCAGGGTGAGCGGGAAGGCGCAGTTGGACAGGCCCACCAGCAGCGCCCAGAGCCAGGCCCCGCCGGCCGGGGCCAGCGCCAGGCCGAGGTAGCCGGCCACGCCGCAGGCCGCCAGCACGACCACGAAGAGCCGCTGGTCGCCGCGCCGGGCGGCCAGGTTGGGCAGCACGAAGGAGACCGGCACGCTGATCGCCATGACCACCGCCAGCAGCACTCCGGAGGTCGAGGCGCTGACCCCGGCGTCCTGGTAGATCTGCGAGATCCAGCCCATGGTGGCGTAGGCGCCGGTGGCCTGGCAGCCGAAGAAGCCGGCCATCGCCCAGGCGGTGCGGCTGCGGGCGATCGCCAGCCGCTCCCCCGAAGCCGGACCAGCCGCACCAGCCCCACCGGCACCGGCCGCTGAGCCCCGGCCGTCCCGCCGCAGCGCCACGGTGACCACCCAGACCAGCAGTGCCAGCGCGGCGAGCACCGCCCAGAGGCCGAGCCCGACCCGCCAGCTGCCGCCGAGCGCGCCGGTCAGCGGCACGGTGGTGGCGGCGGCGAGCGAGGTGCCGAGCGAGAGCGCCATCGAGTAGAGGCCGATCATCGGGCCGACCCGCTGCGGGAAGTAACGCTTGATCA of Kitasatospora viridis contains these proteins:
- the serB gene encoding phosphoserine phosphatase SerB produces the protein MDTTPTQPRTADDGRTLLVKVFGKDRPGLTTGLFTILAEFGVDVIDFEQLVTRGRITLCALVTPPAGGDQAVEGALRVTVHRWAEEHKLQAEIISGTGDNRPRAEGRSHVTVLGSPLTAAAVAALASRITEAGGNIDRVFRLAKYPVTAVELAVSGVPTEELRALLAREAAVQRVDIAVVSAGLERRAKRLVVMDVDSTLIQDEVIELFAAHAGCEAEVAEVTAAAMRGELDFAESLHARVALLAGLDASVVDKVRTEVRLTPGARTLIRTLQRLGYQVGIVSGGFTQVTDYLVELLGLDFAAANTLETVDGKFTGRVTGEIVDRAGKARWLTRFAEQARVPLAQTVAIGDGANDLDMLNAAGLGVAFNAKPVVREAADTAVNVPFLDTVLYLLGITREEVEAADDLHGTPHE
- a CDS encoding Uma2 family endonuclease encodes the protein MAVPDWMREQITAAEYDSWSEEVCREIEIVDGMVHLSARPTARHNRLARRIATALEAASTPQWYADGRFDLRLQDVPLNNRCPDTVVYRADTIDIMPCRPEHVLLVVEVVSPGSETTDRVTKPVQYAQAGIRHYWRVERATDPEPEVFTYELDPGTGAYRATEVFTGRVKATAPFPVEVDLTTP
- a CDS encoding SixA phosphatase family protein, encoding MTEHAAPRRIIVLRHAKADWPQVDDHERPLAERGRAEAPVAGQWLADSGINPEYVLCSTSVRTRETWKLAAHELPKRQRRTVFEKRIYDATAGEIIEVLKETPGDVADLLLVGHNPGVQNLVEVLAGDESLGDELNQLRQRGFPTAGIAVLTFDGAWDGVEPGVGRLVSYYVPSVD
- a CDS encoding SGM_5486 family transporter-associated protein, with the translated sequence MPVLEPNPPDSHRKLLGILGIFLGVVVVVSIIATVAQSMG
- a CDS encoding CynX/NimT family MFS transporter, which gives rise to MSTAEKTTKHSDDAGDPGETAGTAEPAGTADRPGARLLGPLLAVAVALAALNLRPVVTSLGPLLSRVRGDLHMSAAVAGALTAVPSVCFGLFGFASPVLARRFGPTVVVTAGMGAITAGVAARSFAGSTAVFLVLTAVALAGVAVSNVLIPVVIKRYFPQRVGPMIGLYSMALSLGTSLAAATTVPLTGALGGSWRVGLGLWAVLAALALLVWVVTVALRRDGRGSAAGAGGAGAAGPASGERLAIARSRTAWAMAGFFGCQATGAYATMGWISQIYQDAGVSASTSGVLLAVVMAISVPVSFVLPNLAARRGDQRLFVVVLAACGVAGYLGLALAPAGGAWLWALLVGLSNCAFPLTLTMIGLRARSAGGVAQLSAFAQGVGYLISIPGPILVGTLYESTGGWYLPLAFMGALLVPQVLIGLRAARNRFVEDEAG